TAGGGCTCTCTGTGTGTTTTTCCTAGCGTAGTGTGATACTGTGTGACTTTTCTTCTCAGTCTTGTGTGCTGTGTCTtgttggggggggagggaaagggagaggtcTGTAGATGTAGGTATTTTTTTGAGGGCTTACGAAGCCCAGGCCTCCTGTTTTAATTTTGTCCTGTGCCCTTGTCTGTCTGGTGTTTTTTGGCTTCCACGGGGGTGCGGGGCAGAGAACAGCCCAGTTCCCTTCACCGTACCCTCTTCAAACCCTCAGCTTGCTGTCTGATTTTTGAGTTGGGTTTGTGTTGTCCTCCCACTCTACACAATGCGGGCTCTTCGTTGGGCTGGAGGAGAGCATCCTTCTCTCCAGGAGGGAGCATCTGTTCATATGCTTACATCAAGATTTGCAGCCAAAAGCTGCCTGggggctctgctcccctccccaaatccctgtctCTGCAAAGGGCTTGCAGCTTGTAGCTGGGGCCAGCCAGGGCTTCAGCTTCAGCCTGGAGGCTTCAGGGCCAGTGAAAGGGAGCTGTAGGCCTCTCTGGCAGCTGTGTAGGTTGTTTTATGtaccctgggcagagctgctgcctacACATTCACCTTGTTTCCCACCTGGAACAGTTGTGGAGCTGGATGCCACCCTCTGGTGGGGAGGTGGGACTTAGTATTTCACTCCAGTGTTTCGCTGTGCAGACAGGCTGGTGCTGAGAGTGGGAGCCTCCTCTGAGCCTGCAGACTATTTATTCTCCCCTGTCCCAGTTGtgggggattggggggttcTTCTGTTTATTGCCATCAGCCACTCCACTGCtgcatttcttttgttcttctgcAGCATTGCTGAGGGTTtgcatctgcagcagctgccagatCCTGCCTCACGGATGTCACCTGGGGTTAGATGCTCactgagggagctgctctggctctgaGGCTGCTGGTGGCCTGCAGTGAGGGTGACATTGCCCCTCAGGGCTCAGCCCCATCTCCCCTGAATGCTGGCATGCTAGTCAGTGGACAAAACTCTTTTGCTGAGGCAGCTGGTGCTGATGGTGCTGAACAGAGCCAGCCTCCCTCTGCTTTTGGTCAAGGTagactgaaaagcaaaacagtgagGAAGTGGAGGGGTGGCAAAGAGATGCCCAGTGCCTCACCTGACACTCGTGCTTTGCAGCATTAGGCTGCTGGCAGAGGTTGAGGGGGAGTGGTGGCCTCAAGCAGCAGAGCCCTGTCTTTCCCTGTGGGCATTGTGTCTTCTGCACTCCTGCCCACCTCCAGcagtattggctctggggctttTAGCTCATCCCACTTCTGGTGTCCCAGCTCCAGACTGTTAATCTGTCActaatgtgtttttttctgagattttcAAACTGATGTATATTTTAAGACCAGaaataaactattttaaaagtaGATGGCAATGGCTGAATTGTACTTGATGCTTGATAAGACCTGGACTGGGCCGAGCCTGAGCATGTGAGGGTGCTGAGCTACTCAGGGTACAGTGTCCAAAGTTTGTTGAACTATGTGTGCCACCCATTGGCTCTTCCAGGGAGAGCGATCCTATGACCTGTAAGCTGGTGCTATAAGCACCCCTCAGTATTACTTGTAAGATTCTGCCTACCCCATTTCACATTTTGATGGCTGTCCTGGCTGATCTCTCTTGGTAGACCTCCACATGCTGATCTAGTGTAGGATAAGGTATAGCTAATCCTTTTGATAGTTGTTGGTTTCCTTGGAGTCCAGCTCTTGGAGTCATCTGAGAGTATCACTTCCCCACTTCAGAACATACCCCCTTGCGGGGTTCCTAGGGGGTTTATAATGCTAGAGTCAGTATTCCGTGTGGGGAGGAAGGATAGGGGGTGACTGGGCATACACCAGACAGGAAGCCCTCCAAACATGACACTCCTGCAGGATGCTGATACAGGCATTTGGAAGTGTTTCCTTTTCACGCTGAAGGGTGCTGCAGAGGTCAGAGGGCTGTGATGAATTTTCCTCCATCTCCTAAGTTACACTGCCTGTGCCTTTCTGACCTGGCTGTATGCAAAGCCTAACACTGGAAAGACTGTCTTGTTTCTTTGTCCCCGTAATTAATGATTTTGTTCCTTGTTCCCTTGagtagcagctgctgccacaATTTAATCTTCTAGCCTAATTTGAGCCTTGAAACACGATCTTCCTTGTCAGCAAGGGACGCTTGGCCAAGCAGCGCAACCCACGTTCACCAGGGCGTACACGGCTGGTGCCAagctccctgcagagccagatTAATCCAGCCTGCTTCCTCCTGGCCCGAGAGAGGGTCTGGGGGACAGAAAATTGGGCTGTCACCGACCTGTCCCCAGGGCCGGGCCCGTGTTGTGGAGCCTCGGGAGGCGCAGGAGGAGCCGTGAGGCGACAGGCGAGGGGCTGGCGCCCCCTGCCGGCGCTCCGGGCCCGCGGCTGCTGCCCGTCCCTGGCCTGGAGGGGCCCACAGCGCCTGCCCGCGCCTGACACCTGCCcggccctgcctgtccctgccggTACCTGTGGGCACCTACCAGACCCTGCCcggccctgcctgtccctgccggTACCTGTGGGCACCTACCAGACCCTGCCcggccctgcctgtccctgccggTACCTGTGGGCACCTACCAGACCCTGCCcggccctgcctgtccctgccggTACCTGTGGGCACCTACCAGACCCTGCCcggccctgcctgtccctgccggTACCTGTGGGCACCTACCAGACCCTGCTCGGCCCTGCCCGTACCTGCCGATACCTGCCGGCGCCCACCCTCCCGGGGTCACACAGTGGCGGAGGCGGACGCTCCCGAGTGGTGCCACCGCATCTGTGACCTTTATAAAAGTCTCATCGCGACAGCAGTACAAGCGATAGAAAGGACATCTCTTATACACATCTGAATAAATACAGCCGGGCGTGGGGGTGGCAGGGCGGCGTGAGCTACACATGCGGCGACGGGGACAATCACAAGCGGCCGACGAGGCGTGTGATGACACAGAGACGTGTGTAGAGATTCGCTCGGGCCAGGCTCCTGCGCTCAGAGAGCCGAGGGAGGCATCAACAGGAGGTGAAATGTGTGAGAAGACGGCTGGGGAGCCCACCggaggctggggctggcggGTGCACGCTGCCCCGGCGGGCACGGAGCTCTTCTCGGCAGAAGCAGGCAGGGTAGCCCAGCtacatttctgtttctgctAAGAGGCTGTCACCGAGGCCTGACGTCATCAGGACCATCTGGGAGCTGGAATCTGTGTCgagagagggagaaaaccaTGAGACATTCGGGCTGCCAGAGAGCGCAGGGCTGTACTCCAGAGAGCGCAGGGCTGTACTCCAGACGCAGGGGTGAGGATGAGGAATTAAAACACCGTAGGGTGGGAAGAGAACTGCTGGGAGAAGTGTGAGATTAAGTACGAACTAGGCCTACTCTGACCACACAGCAGAATGGAATcaatttttggggagggggagaaagcaGAGACAGTAGCAAGAGGCCAGAGGAACATCAGGTCTGAGTGCCCCCGATATACAGGTGATCCTGGTTGTGCTGGCCCAGCCATGCCCttacccagccctgcacagacgTTTACATCTGCACTCATAGAGTGTTTTTTCATCTAGAGAGACAGTGTCCAGGTGGTGCAGGCTTCAGGCTGCAAGCCAACCAACACCACGTAGGGTGGTGGTGTTGCCTTCAAGAGCAGGGAATGCTGTGGGCAATCAGCCATTTTACAGCAGCAGAGGCCTGGAAATACTGACTTTCTGCACTGCATGAATGGAGGGTTTGTGCAGCCCTCCCCTGCCTGCCTCGGGGAGGTGAGGGCAACTTGCTGGCTCGGCCATGGCTCAGAGCACCAGCCAGGAACACTGTGACTCTCCCCACAGCAAGTGAATCAACCGCAAGGAGGATGGGCCTGCATAGCAAGTAAGAAACTTAGCAGGCTACCAGTTTCCCATCCAGAAACAtctttaagcagaaaaaaagattgTTTTTTCCTGGATGGGAGGGAGGAGATCTCTAGTGGCAGTCCTACACATTCAAAACTATTGCAGGGGATCTCTATTTCAGGAATCAGTTTCTGGAGACTAGATCCAAAACTTGGCCAAACTGTcactaaattatttttatgggTTTAATGGATGAGGATCCAGATGTTTTGAGGCTCAGATGATTGGTTGTGCTTGTCTGCTGGTAGTTCTGATAGGAGAATTGTGAGGGGTGAAGGACAAATGAAGGTAAAAAAAGCAAATCCTCAAACAGCTGGATCACAAGGTAGGCATGACAAAATACAGTATCATCTCTGCAAACTACACAGAACAGGCTACTGCTATCTCCATAATACATCTTTTTTCCATTACAAGCAACAGACAGCCTGTGGCACCTGGCTAACCCTTCTCATGTTTGGGACATAGAGTAGGAATAGCTGATGCTGTGTGGATTGCAGGGAGGTTCTGGAAACAGTGAGGAATGACACAAGTTTTGGCTAGATTATCTGGCAAAGGCTCCCAAGATCTTTAATATTCCTGCCCTTGAGTTTTAATACTTTGAGATTTTGTTCCTGCAGCATCAGGAAAAATGCCTCAGAGGTACCGTTTCCACTCTTTGCAGCAGCCGCATTGTCCTTGGAGGCTGCCTTTCCAAGAGCAGCTCAGCCCAACGCTATTTAACATGAAGGTCACACCGGGAGGTGTATGTATTCCATGGAGGTTGTATGTATTCCCGTTCATGGGGAGAAGGGACAGACCCATTCACCGACCCCACTGCAAGAGGCCAGTGGCACTGGAGACACCCCAGACACCCCAgttcctgcccccagcccaaCTCCCAGAGCTCTTACTGTTCTGGCAGATCCAGGGGTTCTTCTCCCTGGCTGTGACTTCATGGGCCTCcgtctcttcctcttcctcaccctCTGAGAGAAGATCAGagatctgctgctgcagctcggGACTGATGTTGTTCTCCGCCAGGATGAGTGTCCGTAGGGCTGTGGGGTAATTCTCTACCATGTCCAGCAAGGTCTGGGGGAAGAGTGAGATAAAAAGGCTGACAAGCAGCACAAAGGCTGAGTAGAAAAGAGTGTCAGTGCTTTGTCTCCCTGCAAACTCCAGCCCTCCTCTCCTtacttcttccttcccttggcCTTGACCTCCCTTCATCAGGCTTTATGAGAGACTGAGGAGTTCCCATCTTTCTGCAGGAAGAGCTGAGATAGGATTTCCTGACTGTCTAAAGAAGAAGAGACTGCTCTACACCCTGTTGCTCTCACATATCCAGGCTCATTCCTTCTTACCACTGGAAGCTGGAGATCTGAGAGGAGAGTCTGTGCTATTGAGCCTTGGCCTGTGTCCACAGAGATTTAGTTCTGATTCCCAGCCAAAAATCCAACcccttatttttttccaagaaaacagccagggaaaagcaagaacccccctggctgcagggagggaagggtgTGCATGTGGTTGGAGGCAGGTGTGGGTCCTGGGGCCTCTGTAGACCTCCCAGACCTGCACCTTTGAGAGGTCAGTGATGCTGTAGTGTAACTGTGGGCTCCCATACCTGGGCTGACTGGTTGGTAAGTCCTGTTCCCTCCAAATCCAGCACTTCGAGGGTTCGACTGGAGGCCACAGCGACTGCGAGCATTCCGGCTACCTGGTCACCTGTGGGAGGAGCAACCAGGGCTGTCAGCAGTGCCTGCCTTCCCTCATGTAATGCCACATGTCCTCATGTGCCTGGGGCTGTCATGGGAACATCCTCTGAGTATTTCTGCCATCAGACAACTTTCCAAATCTGTTACCTCATGGTGGAAATAAACACTGTTAACTGAGAAGAGAGACAAGGAAAGGTGCACCATTTTGTGGTTATGGGAGCAGTCACTGATTCTCAGGGGGAACACAAAGGAACACAGTGAAATTTGTTTTATTCCCCAAGGGACCATATCTTCCCAAATCTCCTTCCTACTCAAGGAGGCAAGGGCCTTCAACAGTCCCTGTAAGACATCCCAGACAGAATAGGAGCTGAATACTTCAGTTTAGGAAAAGGCAGGAGTCAGAGAGAGGACTCTGCACCAGGTGACAGACTGCCTCCCTGGAAAGGGGATAGACTTTGAGGGGGTTGCAGCAGGTTGAGGAGCATTAAAGATTGATGCTGGTGAAGAGACAAGACTCCAGCATATTCTGACATTCTCTGTCGAGTGCTAAGATGCCATACAACTGTGACACCTCTCTTGGAACAAAACCCAGACTGCTGTCAAGTAACAGCCTGGGGCTTTTCCTGTCCAAGAGGAGGTACCTGGTCAGACAGAGGGCCTGGGGGAGGCTCTGCTTGCAGGCAGGTTGAGGAGGGGAGTGTCATCCTGATGCTCAGAGAGGCATGGCCCGATCTTCTCCTCACCACCTTGCAGCAGAGCGGGAGAGAGTTTGTTTCTATGGCAACGAGTGCCaggctctcctcctcctcctccctgttcCTCCAGGAAGATGAAGGGGGGAGTGCGGGGACATACTGCATCTGCCAAGCCAGCTTCGGCGCCCAGGGCTTCAGGAACAAGGGAGACATGGAGGGTCAAATGTGGCAACAAAGGCAGTGAAGTGGGCAAGGCACAGCCTCCTTTCTGCACCTCCCTGCAGGGCATGTGGCCACCTCACACAGGCAGAGCAGTAAGGGTGGCTTCCCATACAGCTGTAGGTGCCTGGCAGGGTGAGCTTGCTGCTGGGGATCAGAGGACACCTACGCAAGGAACTGCCCCATCCTACTGTTGATGCTCTACTGCCTTTCCAGAGCTTGGTCCCTGGCCACCCACTGGTGCAAATGGCCCAAACGCTGAGAGACAGGAGTGCAGCatcccctgctcctcctccctggCCCCCAGCTTACCTAGCGGGTTGTAGTCCAGGTTCAGCACACGGAGCTGTGAGCTGTGAGCCACTGCAATGGCTAGGCGTCCCCAGCCTTTGCTTGTGATGCCTGGGTTGGCACTCAGTGTTAGCTCTTTGaggcctggagaagagagagaagccaAACCAGAGCCTTAGGGTACCCAAAGCAGCCACAGGAGAACTAGTTCAGCTCACCAGAACAGCTTTGGGTTGTGTCCCCTGTACTCTGTTGGGCTTAAAGGCTTGGTTTGCTCTGACAACTGTCATCACATATTTCAGTGATCAGTGAAATATTTCACTGCCTTCAGCTGTGGCCCTTCATTTATCCGTGCTGCAACTGCCCCATTTATCTGCTCTCCCAACCTGTGTCCTGCTTACCCTAAATAGAAAACACAGTGGAAACTAAGGGGTGTGTGAGACAACTGACTGGGCGAAGAAGGTGGCATGAGGTGACAGTCTGGAGAGAGGGTAACGGGGACAGTAGGCTCTGAAGCCTGCACCTGAGAGGGGTGGCCAGCAGAGATAACAGCATCAGTAGCATTGTGTGCACACAGAGGAGAAGGTGATGGGAAAAAGTGGAAGGCACTTTGAGAATCGGAAGAAAGAAGTGATATTAGCTCAGCACATGCCAGCTCTCAGCTTGACTGGGTCACTGCCCTCACACCACCAAAGATCATTCCCTGCAAAGACCCGAGTCTTGGCACTAAGGCTATGAC
This Aphelocoma coerulescens isolate FSJ_1873_10779 chromosome 3, UR_Acoe_1.0, whole genome shotgun sequence DNA region includes the following protein-coding sequences:
- the LRRC73 gene encoding leucine-rich repeat-containing protein 73 isoform X1, with the protein product MLPGSIQISGETLSGAEIRDICESLRENSVRLLSLRGCQLSERDFGHVCRGVAESRSLAQLNLNLGIVSNINRVKQLAEALKTNRSVQSLFLHGSPLTDAGLALLNPALSIHPSLVALDLGDCMLGDEGINLICGLLPPDGAKSGLKELTLSANPGITSKGWGRLAIAVAHSSQLRVLNLDYNPLGDQVAGMLAVAVASSRTLEVLDLEGTGLTNQSAQTLLDMVENYPTALRTLILAENNISPELQQQISDLLSEGEEEEETEAHEVTAREKNPWICQNNSSSQMVLMTSGLGDSLLAETEM